The Penaeus monodon isolate SGIC_2016 unplaced genomic scaffold, NSTDA_Pmon_1 PmonScaffold_295, whole genome shotgun sequence genomic interval CTGTAGAGTGCATAATTCATTTATGCTTAAAAACGTAAAAGTGACCCGGGTCAGTACTTCTTGGTCATTTTCCTTAAGAAATCACCTACAGTCGAATTAGATTTTTTCTCTAAGTTTGTAGCAAGGTTGAAACAAAAAGTGTCCCCCGGGGTGAGGATGGCCGTagcggtgaggaagctgcgactTATAAAACGGGAAGCACACCCGGAACGTCTAACCGGGCGGCTtcgttatctttttattatttgttttactttgttttagtGTATTCtaataaacctttttaaaatgatGCTTTAGACGAACCTTTGCCGGAAAATCGTAGAATcaccaaaatgaaaatgaatttaaaaagaaaattttaatgtttattatttttttccgtttcctaTCATTTTATCTgaactttattattaatattttacattttacgttCTTACACTAAACATTTAATTAGCTTTTTAACGATATGATGTACTCTTGTACACGATggttccttttcattttaatatagtatttcatagatattttgttcattttatgaatataactttaaaaatttgattatagCAGCATTATTTTGATgagtataaaatacattatacgcAAATAATAAGCGTCACGAGAACCAAActgtttcgcgggccgaggtggcAGCGGCAAGTCCTGGGTCCTTCAAGGAAAGTTTCCTGGACTCGTTGATTGTGGTGCCGGGATAATGGTGATCTTGGCAATATAAGAGATAAGTGATAAAAGATGCAATATCCGTGAGAAAGGgtagttgttattttattttgtgcttcgtgtttttttttttttcactgttttatgtttgttttatgtttttgtcttgTGGTTTAGCTTTTGTGTTTTACTGTGCTTTTGTTTCGTTTAAATGTTttgttctatctttttttctacaaggaaattgataattataaaactttattatttcatAAGCCCTCCGACTGTTTGTAAGAAGGAAgactgaaaaaaatgtaaacatatttTACTCTTTAAGGTTTAAAAGAGCAAACAATAGAAAATCccaaagtatagatgaagcatctgcaCACGCCTTTTCTCAGCCTTCTAACCACGCCTACTCACTTCGGCTAATTTGaaccacacttcacacacacacacaaactgttgCTCCTTTCCACAATTTCTCTGACACCGCATTTCCCCTCTTGCATCACACAGTGTGATGtaagtatactattatatatatatatattatatatatatatatatataattttatatatatgtgtgtatgtatatatatatatatacatatatatatatatattatatatatatatatatatatgtatgtataaaatatatatatatatatatataattattataatatatatatatataattttgtatatatatatacccgtatacagacacacacatatatgcatatatatatcacacacacaccacacacacacacacacacacacacacacacaccacacacacacacacacacacacacacacacacacacacacacacatacacacacacacaccccatatatatatataaaatatatatataatatatatatatatataaagcatatacaaTTATAGTACAATGTACACAGGATATATAGTCTCAACATTGAAAAAAACGAACGAAGCTTTTCCCAAAAACGCCAAGAGTTCCGCTTCAAACGGAGCAAATTACCGAGGGGATTGGGCGAAATTTCGGTTTATTTGCTTCGTCTGAGTTCGAAATGTTGCGTTAAATCAAATTTTCGTCTCGAGGCTGCGCTAAacccctttatgtgtgtgtgccctttaaaatatatatatatatataatatatatatatttaaaatattttatatatatatatatatgttgtgtgtgtgtgtgtttgttttgtgtgtgtggggtgtgtgtgtgtgtgtgtttgtgtgtgttgtgtgtgtgtgtgtgtgtttgtggggtgtgtgtgtgtgtgtggtacgtatatatatgtatatctatgtaaatatatatacatatattttatatatatatataataaaatatattatattatatatatatatatatatgtatgtatgtatgtatgtaaagcatgtgtttgtgtgtgtgtgtgtgcgtgtgtgtttatatacatcaaatctacagtatgtgtgtatacatacggatgcgaacatatgaatatattcattttttaaaacaaatgtaatatatattatatatatatatataatatattatatatatatatattatatacttaccagacaaacacacacaccaaaaaatatataagtatatatgtatatacataaaaacaattacaatatatatatatatacatacatatatatatatatatatatatatatatattttatatatatatatatatatatatatatatatatatatgtacatatgtgtgtagtgtacacacacacatacacatatgccacacacacaacacacacatacaatatatatatatatatatatatatatattatatatgtattaattttacatacatatatatattgtgtgtgtggggtgtggttgtgtgtgtgtgtgcgtgtatacatgcatacatacatatatatacatatatatacatatatagatatatgaataaatacagatatgtgtatgtgtatatatatgcatatttatatatatacatatatgaatgaataaataatacacatgtgtatattttatatatatatacatacatacattttatacatatatgtataatatatatatgtatatatattatatatatatatatatatatatataatttagttttttttatgttcaaatttgtgttattgtatatacatatacatatattattttatataagtgtaaatgtattaaaaatttatctCGTCTATATGTTTGTAGTGTGAATATATAACGTAATTTGTAAATCCATATTAATTTGAATGTGGTGGTCGGCTTTCTATCTACGAAAAAAGTACTAACTTTACTCATGGAAATCAGAGGGTGAATTTGATACGCGTAGGGAAATCGGTTAGAACCAGTGGCGCAGGGCGGTTTGAGAGCGAGTTCTGGCTCTGCAGAATAAGAGAATGCAAGAGCGAAAGAATTTGCATGTGTAATAAACTGTCACTTGGATAACGAAAGCATTATTTCACCATGAAGTTTTTGGTAGAAAGGCTTGTCTGATATACATGGTATTTATcgacatttttatttttgatttaagattttaaaaaatctaagaaTGGATATGTTTTTGAGTATGCgaagcatagtatatatattttaaatctcttATCACAGGTAATTCACCACGGTCGTGGTCTCGTCATCAGCGGCTCCCAAGGCTATCACCTGGATACGCCTTCAGGACCAAGCTTTTTAAATAAGAGGTTCAGGCTCAGGATTTGGATTAGAAACTTCAGTCTCAGGTTTGGAACGGGAGGCTTAGGCTCAGGTTTTGGAACAGGAGGTTCAGGGTCAGGTTTTGGAACAGGAGTTTTAAGCTTACGATCTGGAAGAGGAGGTTTAGCCTCAAACTTTAGCTCAGGAGGATGCGGGCCCGGAAGAGTGCTGCATGTCGACGGCAGATGCGTCACTCCACGCGTCAACCGCAAAGTTTCTTGTATGACGCGCCACCAGCGCCCGTGTCCCATGGTCCCCCACCCTACATACCTGAGCCAACCGTTGAGACAAACATCGTGTTCATCCGAGCACCAGAACAAGGACAAGGACCAGATCCTATTGTCATACCTCCTCCGAGACAAGAACATGTTTGTACGTCCTTAACAAAGAGTCACCACAGCAACAGGAAGTGATCGAACTCCCAGCTCCGCCAGCGAGCGAACCTGAAGTTTACTTCGTGAACTACGGTGACGGCGAGAACCCGGTTCTTCCCAGCGGCGTTGATCTCCAGACTGCCCTGAACGCAGCTTCCCCAAGGCGGTGGTCAAGTGGTCGGAGGCGGTGCCGGAGGCGTTGGGGGAGGATTCGGAGGTAGTGGAGGAAACGGTGGATTCGGAAGTGGAGGAATCGGTGGATTCGGAGAAAGTGGAGGAATCGGTGGATTCGAAGGTAACGGAGGAATAGGTGGATTTGGGAAGTGGAGGCATCGTTGTATTGGGAAGTGGTGAATCGGTGGATTCGGGGGCAGTAGAGGAATCCCGGGGGATTtggaggaaagtggagggagCGGTGGATTCGAGGAAATGGAGGGAGCGTTTGGGTTCGGGGAAATGGATTTGGAAGCAGTGCTATCAACGACGGTCTCGTGAGCATGGTGAAAAGCGGACAATTATCGTCAGAGGAGGGAGGATTTAGTGGGGGAtcagtggcgtttcccctctgccAAGTCTTTATTCCGTACcttaactttttataaaaaaaaaatttctgttctttcaaaaatatatgtcttatttgttaataaaagaaaaacaaatttcgtGTTGTCttttatatagtacacacacatatttgcatactTAAAAGACCTGTTAAGtacttcttgctcttcttcctgAAGACGTAACCTAAAATTGTCAAATTGGAccagaaaatacattttttacataaaaaagtacCATAAGATTACAAGAAATAGAGGTCCAGATTAAATGAAGGGTGAAAGGGCGTAAAAACAATTGTTATTAAGCCAATGTGTTACGCAGGTCTCAGTAAGTTTAACGTTCCATAAAGGGCACTAAGTGAGCATCGTGAAAATAACCCCCAGAAAACAGTCATCTTATATAAACCATCATTACACATTCtattaagaaatgaaaagattTTGGGTTACATGTCCTTCCTAGAAGCAAACCATTTCAATTGCAAATTAAATACTACCGAAAAGGctatttttcagatttttcttttaatttgtgtTAAAATGGTCATGTTCAGGAATCAGACGGTCGGGTTTGGTAAGATTTTGGTTATGCATTTCCACCTGAACGGGACGCCCTCCGGTATCAATAGGACTGATACTCATTACAGTAAAGATCTAAggcgtaatatttttttatactgtaGGTAGAGTAATATAAGATAACGTAaagtattttcgaaaatcaagaaagagtaaacaggtgagatgtgcagtaattggctcattggtggcTTAGACAAGTTGTAAAAGCAAGAACAAAATCATCTATAGTGGGCAAGGCatttacgtacatgccatgcccttcggctttgtgatgtgtgtgggtattttccatggaaaggaactgggaccctaccacgtactcactccaagagcaaacacaacatgaaactaaaaattaagtatcatgctgtgccacgcggctcaaacatgaacctaccgttaaaaaaaaaaaaaagtaataaagaatgaGTATGTGTGGTGCacatacacaaatcacacacacacacacacacacacacacacacatatatattatatttatatatgtataaaatattatcataaacacaTCACCGTGTACtcaaagatgaaaggaaatacaGTCTCAAACATGAAAGAAATTGAACTCTATCTCACTAAGAGTTTCCCTTCAGACAGGCAAATTATCGAAGTGAATGGAGGAATTCGGTTATTTGCTTCGTCTGAGGAGTTCGAAATGATgtgttaaattaaattttcacaATGTGGCTGTGCTTCCTCTCATGTGTGAGTGTGGCTtcgcatatattgtatatatttaatattatatatttatatatatatatatataatatatatatatatatattttattatatgtacatatatatatatatatatatatatatatttttatatatatttatatatatatataatatatattttgtgtgtgtgtgtgtgtgtgtgtgtgtgtgtgtgtgtgtgtatgtatatacattttatgcatatatgaatatgtatatatattttatatatatagatatatatataatatatattttattattttatatatatattttatatatatatataaatacacacgcacacacacacacacacaccacacacacacacatacatacacacacacacacacaccacacacacaaacacacacacacacacacacacacacatatacacacacacacatattatgtgtgtatacgtgtgtgtgtgtgtgcgtgtgttgtgtattttgtatgtgtgtgcgtgagcgtgtgtgtgtatatagcgtgtgtgtgggtgtaggagagtgttttacatatatgtgtatgtatatatacacacacacacacacacacatacacacacacacaccacatacacacacacacacacacacaccacacacacaacacacacacacacacacacatatatatatatatatatatatatataatatatatatatacatatatacatatataatttatatatatatatatatatatctatatataaaatatatattatatatatatataatataatatataatatatattatatatatttataatatatatatgcaatatgtgtataaacatatatgatatataaatattttttatatataaattatatatatacacatacacaaaccccatgtatatatgtgtatatatatataaaatatatatatatatattaatatacatatatatatatatataatatatatatatatatatatatatatataatatgtataatattgtgtgtgtgtgtgtgttttggtgtgtgtgtgtgtggggtgtgtgtgtgtgtgtgtgtgtgtgctgtgtaatatgtgtgcatatacggaCTCATACATATTTAacacgtaaatatgtatacacatacatgtatgcaaaattaaataagtacaccacgtgtgtatatatatattatatatatatatatatatatattatatatatatatatatatatatatataaaagtattaatatatatattatatacatatatctataatatatattatatatacattatatatatatattatattataaaatatatatatatattaatattatataatcgcgcgcgcgcgtgtgtgtatatttacaaactcatacatatatttgtttatatatgtgacgaatgcatataatatcattttatattcccAGTTTTGCATATATAACGTAATTTGTAAATTCTTTTTGATTTGAATGTGGTTATCGACTTTCCATCTAAGATAAAAGTACTAACTTAAACGCGCGGAAATCAAAGGATGAATTTGATCCGCGCAGGGGAAATCCGTAGATCGAGCACGCAGGCGGTTTGAGGAGCAATTTATGGCGCTGCAGAATGCATGAGCGAAGGGAATCTCTGCTTTTTTTATGTAAACCGTCACTCATGAAGTGGTTGGGAAGATGGCTTATCTGATGTATATGGAATTTAtcgacatttatatatttttttatttgagattGTTCTTATATCTGAAAGGATGAGTATCTGGACACGCGAaccatgatatatatgtttttaattctgCTATCGCAGGTAATATGTTCCCACGGTCGTGGTCTCATCAGCGGCTCCCCAAGAGTATCACCTGATACGTCTTCAGGACCAAGCTTTGGAATAAGGGGTTCAGGCTCAGGTTTTGGAACAGGGGTTCAGGCTCAGTTTTGGAACAGGAGTTCAGGCTCAGGTTTTGGGACAGGGGGTTCAGGCTCGGGTTTTGGAGCAGGAGCTTCAGGTTTAGGTTTTGCAAGAGGAGGTTTAGTCTCAGGTTTTGCAAGAGGAGGTTTAGCCTCAGGTTTTGGCTCAGGAGGATGTTGTCCCGGAAGTGTACTGCATGTTGACGGCAGATGCGTCACTCCACGCGTCAACCGCAAAGTTTACTTGTATGACGAAACCAAAACGCACCCTGCCCCGTAGCCCCCCCACCTTATATTCCTGGGGCCAACTGTTGAGACGAACATCGCGTTCATTCGAGCACCAGAACAAGGACAAGGGCTAGACCCTATTGTTATACCTCCTTCTAGACAAGAACACATTGTGTATGTCCTTAATAAGGATCACCTCAGCAACAGGAAGTGATCGAACTCCAGCTCCGCCATCGAGCGAATCTGAAGTTTACTTCGTAAACTACGGTGACGGCGAGAACCCGGTTCTTCCCAGCGGCTTTTGATCTCCAGACTGCCCTGAACGCAGCTTCCCAAGGTGGTGGTCAAGTGGTTGGAGGCTTTGGGGGGAGGCTTCAGAGGCAGGGGAAGGAACGGTGGGTTCGGAAGTGGAAGAAATGGATTCGGAGGATTTGGGGAAGCAGTGGATTCGGAGAAAGTGGTGTAAACGGTGGATTCGTAGTACCTAGAGGAAGTGGATTCGGAACCCAGTGCTATCAAGGGCGGTTCTCGTGAGCGGGTCGTCAGTGAAGGAGATCTAGTGGTGTTTCCTTTCCTTCAACCTTTATTCTGTGCCTTAACTTTCTGTCTCGAGAAACTCTCGGGGACGTTCTAAAATatgtgttaattttgttttttgatacaaaaaggaaaaaaaaaatctgtgctgTCTTGTGAATCTagatttttatcctttattatgtTTGAATACGAAAAAGAGACCTGGTCAGCTGTTAAAAAACGCTCAACGTTTTTCCCAAATCTTCTTCCTTAAGAATAAGCCAACGTTGTCAAATAAGGCCTACAGTACATTTTCTCCCATAAATTTTGTACCATAAGGTTATAACAAATTTAATGACAATTAAAAGACACAATAAAGAGTAAATAAGTCACAGGAAACGGCCCGTACTTAAAAAAACTACGCTTTATCGAAACATTGCTTTTCAAAAACCCGTGAAGCGATCctttgaattatatattaaataattcagATAAAGTCACTAATCTGATTTTTATGCTAGGATATAAAATGGACGAGTGGTGAGATTTTCCTCATAGTCGGTGTTAAGACGATCGGGGGGTGAGATTTTGGTTATGTTTTTCCATCTGACTGGATGCCTTCACGACCGCAAAACTGTTGTCTATCTGTGGGACACAATAAccttgaaaaataattaaagtatttATAATCTTTTAAGACGGTAATATCTCATGACACTTTTGGGCTCTAAGTCAAAGGAAAACCCAAAGTCGTTCTTTAAATGTCAGGAACCTCTGGGTACTTATTAGACCAATTTGGTATAACAAAGATTGTTCCGCTATAATgcgagaagttaaaaaaaaacatggggtttAACTGGACTTTGTCCACCATAATTTTTTCCACTTCGTTAAAATACTACttatgaatttacacacacacacacacacacacacacacacacacacacacacccaaaacaaaacacaccaaacacacacacacacacacacaaccaatatacatatatatgcaaatatgtacataaacaaacacacacacacacacgcacacacgcaccacaccacatatacatatacatatatatatgcatattacatatatataattatataaaatatatatatattatatatatatatgcatatatgtacataaacacacatacacacacacacacacacaccaccccacacacacacacacacacacacaccacacacacatatatatataatatatatatatatatatatatatatacatatatataaaatataatatataatatataatagattatatatatatatatatattatatattatatatatatgcatatatattttatatatgtacaaatatacatatatatgtttagatacatatacatacctataaatataccgatctatttatacatatatacatatatatgtatgtatatatgtatgtatctatgtctatctttatgtatgcatatttatatatatatatataaaatatatatatgattgtatatatatatatatatatatatatatatatattatatgtgtgtgtatgtgtgtgtgtatgtgtgtgtgtggggtgtgtgtgtgtgtgtgtgtgtgtgcgtgtgtggtgtgttgtgcgtgcgtgcgtgcgtgtgtgtgtgtgtgtgcgtggtgtgtgtgtgtgagtgtgtgtgttttgggtgtgtgtgtgtacacatatatatacattatatgtatgtattgtattacatatatgtatataatactatatttatatgtgtggggtccTTTTTAGTAGAGAACTTTTGCCGCGGGTCAGAGGGTACGTTTACGTTTCACTCAGCTGGTAGGGTGTTGGTGTTTTCGAATGTCTTTTCATTTGTTTGACTACATTGATTTAGTGTATAGACCCAGCTTGGTGactgcaagcacacacacacacacacaccaccacacacacacacacaacacacaaaaccacaacacacacacacacacacacacgcaaaacacacacacacacgcacaaacacacacacacacgcaaaacacacacacacacacactctctctctctctcctctctctctctctctcccctctcttttctctctcaaatatatatatatatattatatatatgttattcatatgtatatatatacatatatatatatatatatatatatatttatatatatatagtgtgtgtgtgtgtgtgtgtgtgtgtgtgtgtgtgtgtgtgtgtgtgtgtgtgtgtgtgtgtgtgtgtgtgtgtgtatttatatacatgtgcatatatacatatactatatataatatatataatataacatattatatatatatatatatatatatatataatatattttaaaatatatattagacacacacacaaaaggcacacacacacaccacacaccacacacacacccacacacacacacacaccacacacacacacacacaaaacacacatatatatatatatgtaatatatatatatatatatatatatatataataatatataaaatatatatatatttatatatatatatataatatataatatataaaataaaaaccgtattcatgttgacaatggggaaaaaagtatgattgagaatgaatatcctcagaagacaagagatgtatttgacctgcttcgattatatcttcgtcagaaatcatttgtcattactattattaccattattatcctcaattaccactttttattatcatcacttttatttcaataattattgttttttgctattgtcatttttatgtcattatcatcataatcttcttcatcagtattgttattatttaatcattaatattattgtatttattttttattaacattgttgttgtagttgttgttataataattattattatcactcttttattattgtccttactgttgttgttgttttttttcattattgtttttaatattatcatcatcattatcacgagtAGCAGTAGTATAATAGGAGTAAGAGTACTTGTACtgggttattattttaatttttcccgatcagtgttactgttgttgctgatGCTTATGCCGTTtttaatgtatgttattataatcatcattattatcattatcacatgatcatgatcatcatcatcatgatcttcatcatcatcatcatcattatcaccatcatcaccatcatcataatcatcagtatcattattattattattattattgggttattattttatcattatcattacataatcattatcattattatatcattgtttttatcgtcattatcattattatcgctatcatatcatcatcatcatcctcatcctcatcccccaaatcctcatcctcatcatcataataatcatcatcatccatcattactaatattataattatctttaaattatttcgTTACTTTTAAttctacaactattatcattaaactacaattacgtatcatgctgtgaccacggcggctcaacatgaacctttccgttaaaaaaaaaaaatcattatcattgctgctcttattattatcattaaacttcatcaccattatcatttttatctatctaatccaattcatctgtttatttgttatttgtttatttcataacGATTCCAttctttataattctttttctgtgAATATCCATAAGCCAATGAAAAATAACTTTCTAGTGGAAATCCGTGGAACAAAAACGCATCTTGTAGGAAACCAGATCAAATTCCTTTTTTGAAAAGTGCCTCTACTATTCTTCTCATTCGCTTCGCTTTAAAAGTACAAGGTCTGAGAAACCCAGTTTTTTCTATGGTTTATCTATGAAAGCGATTTGTCATCATATGCTTAGGTAGGAG includes:
- the LOC119570501 gene encoding uncharacterized protein LOC119570501, which produces MWLCFLSCVICSHGRGLISGSPRVSPDTSSGPSFGIRGSGSGFGTGVQAQFWNRSSGSGFGTGGSGSGFGAGASGLGFARGGLVSGFARGGLASGFGSGGCCPGSPPHLIFLGPTVETNIAFIRAPEQGQGLDPIVIPPSRQEHIVYTALNAASQGGGQVVGGFGGRLQRQGKERWVRKWKKWIRRIWGSSGFGESGVNGGFVVPRGSGFGTQCYQGRFSFTRAPSGYQCQRAQSVCNMEHYSGTIFVIPNWSNKYPEVPDINERLGYPLT